The following proteins are encoded in a genomic region of Brachypodium distachyon strain Bd21 chromosome 1, Brachypodium_distachyon_v3.0, whole genome shotgun sequence:
- the LOC100825075 gene encoding thioredoxin-like 1-1, chloroplastic has translation MAKVLYASGSVAAPCGEMGAASAAAAALAESVAMGGGYRGKSSFPAGRMAVSDRQPLPRSLKAAAVAQMNGNLTIGKAMRWWEKGTQPNMREVQSAQDLADTLLNAGDKLVVVDFFSPGCGGCRALHPKIAQFAERNPEVLFLQVNYEQHKSMCYSLHVHVLPFFRFYRGAQGRVSSFSCTNATIKKFKDALAKHSPDRCSLGPARGLEESELMALASNRDLEFTYGGDKPTLVPIAKAIKMEAAAAGAGGPWLPLPQAAAQQYLNQGSQNSLTPSGR, from the exons atggccaaggTTCTGTACGCCAGCGGCAGCGTGGCGGCGCCGTGCGGGGAAATGGGCGCGGCgtcggctgctgcggcggcgctggccgagTCCGTGGCGATGGGCGGCGGGTACCGCGGCAAGAGCTCCTTCCCCGCCGGCAGGATGGCGGTCTCTGACAGGCAGCCCCTGCCCCGGAGCCTCAAAGCGGCGGCCGTCGCCCAG ATGAACGGGAACCTGACGATTGGCAAGGCGATGCGGTGGTGGGAGAAGGGGACGCAGCCCAACATGAGGGAGGTCCAGTCGGCGCAGGACCTCGCCGACACACTGCTTAACGCCGGCGACAAGCTCGTCGTAGTCGacttcttctcccccggctGCGGTGGCTGCCGCGCCCTCCACCCCAAG ATCGCTCAGTTCGCGGAGCGGAACCCGGAGGTGCTTTTCCTGCAGGTGAACTACGAGCAGCACAAGTCCATGTGCTACAGCCTCCACGTCCATGTCCTCCCTTTCTTCAGGTTCTACAGGGGAGCCCAGGGCCGGGTCAGCAGCTTCAGCTGCACCAACGCAACT ATCAAGAAGTTCAAGGATGCGCTCGCGAAGCACAGCCCTGACAGGTGCAGCCTCGGCCCGGCGCGGGGGCTCGAGGAGTCGGAGCTCATGGCATTGGCCTCCAACAGGGACCTGGAGTTCACCTACGGCGGCGACAAGCCGACGCTGGTGCCCATAGCGAAGGCCATCAAGATGgaagctgctgcagcaggGGCCGGAGGGCCATGGCTGCCATTGCCTCAAGCCGCGGCGCAGCAGTACTTGAACCAGGGATCCCAGAACTCGTTGACGCCCTCTGGGAGATAG
- the LOC100825768 gene encoding NAC domain-containing protein 92, with translation MSDVTAVMDLGEAAAPAVPRRRQQQLDLPPGFRFHPTDEEVVTHYLTPKALDGRFACVVIADVNLNRCEPWELPGKAKMGEKEWFFFVHKDRKYPTGSRTNRATKSGYWKATGRDREIFRGRGGSEVLVGLKKTLVFYLGRAPHGTKTQWVMHEFRLDGQLPANLPPSAKDEWAVCRVFSKDMAAAAAAKAEPPQMEAAPAAPAMAMERSDSITDFLDGFLLDQLPPLMDLPLATGPMEDDGASFEVKAEQQENPSYFSLPATSTRVGGQAADSMASSSKLYLGLDDLDPLMDYSNNDFWKF, from the exons ATGTCGGACGTGACGGCGGTGATGGACctgggggaggcggcggcgccggcggtgccccgacggaggcagcagcagctggacCTGCCGCCGGGGTTCCGCTTCCACCCGACGGACGAGGAGGTGGTGACCCACTACCTGACGCCCAAGGCGCTCGACGGCCGCTTCGCCTGCGTCGTCATCGCCGACGTCAACCTCAACCGCTGCGAGCCATGGGAGCTCCCGGGGAAGGCCAAGATGGGGGAGAAAGAGTGGTTCTTTTTCGTCCACAAGGATCGCAAGTACCCCACGGGGTCGAGGACCAACCGGGCCACCAAGAGCGGCTACTGGAAGGCCACGGGAAGGGACAGGGAGATCTTCCGTGGCCGTGGGGGCAGCGAGGTGCTTGTTGGGCTCAAGAAGACGCTGGTGTTTTACCTTGGGAGAGCTCCCCATGGGACGAAGACGCAGTGGGTGATGCACGAGTTCCGGCTTGATGGGCAGCTCCCCGCTAATCTTCCCCCTTCTGCCAAG GATGAGTGGGCGGTGTGCAGGGTGTTCAGCAaggacatggcggcggcggcggcggccaaggcgGAGCCGCCGCAGATggaggcggctccggcggcccctgccatggccatggagaGGAGCGACTCCATCACCGACTTCCTCGACGGCTTCCTCCTCGACCAGCTCCCGCCGCTCATGGACTTGCCCTTGGCCACCGGCCCCATGGAAGACGACGGCGCCTCCTTCGAGGTCAAGGCGGAGCAGCAGGAGAACCCCAGCTACTTCTCCCTGCCGGCGACGTCGACGAGGGTCGGCGGCCAGGCGGCGGACTCCATGGCTTCGTCCTCGAAGCTGTACCTCGGGCTGGACGACCTGGACCCGCTCATGGACTACTCCAACAACGACTTCTGGAAGTTCTGA